From the genome of Vagococcus entomophilus:
GCAGAGACTTCTGGGTGGTAGCTAGCCCACGCACTTTTTAGGTCTGCATCTGAGACTTTAATATGAGCTTTTACCATTGCTTGGAAAGCAAGGGTTTGTCTAATTTGTTTTTTTAGAGAAGATTTAGTGTAGCCGTACTGTTTTAAAGCAGCGTCAAAAGAACTTCCCATACTTTTTTTCGTAGCGTTGTATTGAGCAGTTACCTCTTTGTCCGTCACTTTGTCACCATAGCCGTTTTCAGCTACTTTATAGATTACTAAGTTTTGAAGAGTTTGCTCACTCGTCGTACTTTTTTTGATTTCGTTATAATAATCTTCTTGAGTGATGCTGCCACCTTTCATACTTACTAAATCTTTGCTACTAGAACAAGCAGCTAGTGTGAACACGCCAAGTAGAGTAACTGTAGCGAGTAAAATCTTGTTTTTTTTCATTAGTGCACTTCCATTTCTGCGTAATTATTGCGGGGGAAACCCCCTCATGATATTTACTATACCATAATCATATCAAGATAAAAATGTAAATTTTCGACTTTTAAAGTAAAATCAAAAAAATCATAAATACCAAAAAAAAAATTCAAAAAAAGTTCATATTTTTGGGAGAAATCAGTTGAAATTACCAAAGGAAGCTGAGGCAAAAGCGTGTAACTCCGAGAAATTAGTTGGAATGCATGAAAATTCCTCTTCAAATTTGGGTTCATTTCAGCTCTCAAAGCTTGTTTAGATACTAAGAGCCTGGAACATAATTTTTGATTTATGTCTCAGGCTCAAAAAAATATTATTCTTCTATTGTTAAATCTTGCTTGATTTTTTCGCTTTGACGTTGAATTGCCTTGATGCGAGGTGTTGCTTGAAACTGAAAATCAGCAAGGCTTTTATTCGTTTCTTCTTTAAAAGTCGGGAGTAGTTCCTGGCTTGTTTGTTTTAAATGAACGAGTGATTCTTGGAAGTTTTTTAGACTGGCATCTAAATCTTTTGTTGTTTGGGTTGCATCATCGAGGTTTCTGGCTAGTTTTTGCCGGGTTGCATTTCCGCTACGTGGAGCAAACAAAAGTCCAATACTACCGCCGACTGTTGCACCAAGTATCAGCCCTTTTACAAATCTACCTAGACTCATTTTTCTACCTCCTTGTGGATGGCATGGGCAATTTGTTCCATATCTTCTGGTGTATAGCGAGCACTGTTATCAGTAAAGCTCATTTTAAAGCCATCTTTTTTGCTGTAACGCGGGATAAGATGAACATGAGAATAAAAGACAGATTGGTAGGCAAGTTCTCTATTGTTATTGACAATATTTAGTCCTTCCATATCTGGAAAAGCTTTCTCCATTGCACGGGAAATTTTAGGGATACGTGAAAATAAATCAGCCGCTGTTTGAGCATCGTATTCAAAAATATTTGTTACTTGTTTTTTGGGAATGACAAGTGTGTGTCCTTTGGTTGCTTGGGTAATGTCTAGAAAAGCGTAAACTTTATCATCTTCATATACGCAAAAACTTGGAATTTCTTTTCGCAAAATTTTGTTAAAAACGGTATCTTCCATTATAAAGCACCTCACATTTTTCTTTCACTTTACCATAACTATCTGTCATTTGAAAAGTTATTCCTGTTAGAATGAAGTAAAATTTACACGAGATTATGCTATAATCTGTATATGAGAAAAATGGAGGGATTTAAAAATGAGCTTATCAATTAAAAATCTAACAGGTGGCTACGGTCCAGTTCCTGTTTTAAAAGATATTAGTTTTGAGATTAATCAAGGAGAACTTGTTGGATTAATCGGGTTAAATGGTGCAGGAAAAAGTACAACTATTAAAAATATTATTGGTTTGCTTACGCCACAAAAAGGGTCAATTAAGCTGGACGAAAAAACCTTAAAGGCAGCTCCAGAAGCTTACCGGAAAAAAATTGGCTATATCCCGGAAACCCCTTCGTTATATGAAGAGCTAACGCTCAAAGAGCATATTGAAATTACGGCAATGGCGTACGATATTCCGATGGATCAGGCAATGGAACGAGCCGCTATTTTGCTAAAAACTTTTCGGTTAGAAAAAAGATTGGATTGGTTCCCAGCAAACTTTTCAAAAGGAATGAAGCAAAAGGTCATGGTATTGTGTGCTTTTTTAATTGAACCAAGCTTGTATATTATTGACGAACCCTTCTTAGGATTGGATCCACTGGCAATCCACGCTTTGCTTGAGTTGATGGATGAAATGAAAAAACAAGGAGCAGCGATCTTGATGTCGACGCACATATTAGCAACAGCCGAGAAATATTGTGATCGTTTCATTGTACTTCATGAAGGAAAAATTCGTGCGCAGGGAACTATGGGAGAATTAAGAGAAGAATTTCAGTTGCCAAATGCATCACTTGATGAAATTTATGTGGCATTGACTCAGGAAGAAGGCTCGTCTGTATGATGGTTGAATTGTATAAAAAAAGAATGGCCATTTATCAAAAAAAAATGTTGCGCTATATGAAATATGTCTTTAATGACCATTTTGTTTTGGTTGGAATGTTTTTGCTAGGTGGGGCGGCTTATTATTACTCAGAAATTTTAAAAACCTTAACTCCCGCATCGATAGTTGGTCGCTTGGTCGCTTTTGGCGGATTGTTTTTTGTGCTTTTTTTTGGCAAGGTTGCAACTCTCGTAGAAGAGGCCGACCAGCAGTTTTTATTGCCAAAAGAAAAACAAATGCGACACTATATCGCACAAGCACAAAAACATACTCTTGGGACTGTAGCACCAATATTAGCGTTAATTGTAGGAGTCATTGTGCCTTTAATCGTTGCAACTGGAAATCACGAGGAAAGACCAATAGAAACTTACTTAGTATTTTTAGGTATGATCTTCTGTTTAAAGTTTGGAAATGTTAGCTTACAAACCTTATCTTTTTTCCAATCAAATGATCAGTTAAAGCAAAGAAGTCATTTTTTTTGGTATGGAATTAGTCTACTATGTATTGGGCTTAGTATCTGGGTTAATAGTTGGTGTGGCGCTATCCTTGCTATGATTGTTGCTATCTTGCTTAAACAAGCAGAAAAAAAGACCATAAAGACAAATATGTTAGATTGGCACGTAATGATTGAGTTGGAGAAAAAAAGAATTCATGGGATTTACCGTTTTATCCACCTATTTACAGATGTACCTGGGATGGAGGTTAGTGCCAAGCGTCGAAAATGGTTGGATCCCTTAGTCAAGAAAATCTCTAAAGAACAGTCACATACGTTTGAATATTTGTTTGCGCGTAGCTTTCTTCGGACGACTAGCTATAGTGGACTGTATGTGCGTTTGGTAGTCTTGACAAGTGTGATGTTGTTCTTTTTGAAAGATAGTTGGTTTGTATTTGGTGTCTCTTTACTGTTTCTGTATTTGATTGGGTTTCAACTAATTCCAATATATGCTCAGTTTGATTATATGCTGATGGTACGTCTTTATCCGATTGATGCACTGCAGAAGACCCAAGCTGTGCAAAAACTAATTGGAAAGCTTTTAATTTTAGCAGGGAGTATCTTTTGGCTCGTTTCAGTTGTTTCACTAGCTAACTGGCAAAATAGTTTCTACTTACTGGTGGCTATTTGTGTTGAGATTTTTCTATTTATCAGGTGGTATTTGCCACAACGACTAAAAAAAATGCATCAATCTACTTCGTAATGTGATAGAATAGTAGGACAGATACTTGATGGTGCAAAAACAGAGAGTTAAAATAAATGTGGATGTGTACAATCTAAATCGGATGGAGAAAGTGGGGTATTTATGCATTTTCAACTGGATAAAAACTGGCATCTTCAGCCGATTAGTGGAGATACAGGAAATACCTATATGGGTGTAAATGGGGAAGAAAAACTTTTTATTAAAAGAAACTCCTCTCCGTTTCTTGCGGCACTATCAAAAGAAGGGATAACTCCTAAGCTTGTTTGGACTAAGAGAACGGGTTCAGGAGATGTGTATACAGCGCAGGAGTGGCTTGAAGGTACCCTTTTAAAAGCCGATGAAATTGGTACACGATTAGACGTTTTAGAGATTTTGTACCGCGTCCATCACTCACAGTCGCTCAAAGAGATGCTAAAAAAAATTGGTGGCAAAGAACTTAGTGCGTTTGATTTGTTGGGATTATATGCTGAAAATCTACCGCAAGAGCTCAAAAAAAATCAGTATTTGGCACGTGTCTTTCGGTATCAAGAAGACCATCTTCCAGAGTCCAACTTGGATGAATGTGTGGTGTGTCATGGGGATGTGATTCGGCATAATTGGATTGTATCAGAAGAAAGCCGATTGTATCTTGTTGATTGGGATTCGGCCTTGTTGGCTGATCCGGTGTATGATTTAGGGATTATACTGGGCAAATACGTGCCGCTTACAAACTGGCCTAATTGGTTAGCTTCGTATGGCAAAAAACCGACGCCTACCGTTTTGAAAAAAGCGATGTGGTACGCTACGATGGCCTTTTTGATGAGAATTCGCAAAGACTTTAAAAAAAATGATTTGATTCAAATGAATCGTGAAATTGAACAACTAAAAAAACTTTTTAATTATTAAATAGGGGACTCTTTGGTCAAAATGCCAGAGAGTTTTTTATAGGAAAAGAGAGGAAAAAGATGAGAGTAAGAAATAAACCTTGGGCAAAAGAAAAAGTGGCGGAATATCCGCAGTATATTCCGAGTGATCCTATGGCTTGGAAAGGAAAATGGCAAGACAAGTTTCAAAATAAGCAACCTATACATATCGAAGTTGGTACAGGAAAAGGTCAATTTATTACCGAGATGGCTAAGGCCCATCCTGAGATTAATTATGTTGGTATTGAGCTCCAAACCAATGTTATTGTGATTGCTTTAGATAAATTGATTGAAGAAAAATTGCCTAATTTGCAATTATTGTTAGTCAATGGCAGCATGTTAACAGAATACTTTGCAGCGGGCGAAGTGGATCAAGTCTATCTGAACTTTTCTGATCCTTGGCCTAAAAAAAGGCATGAAAAAAGGAGACTAACTTCACCTTCTTTCCTATCAAACTACGAAAACATTTTGAAAAAAAATGGTGAAATTCACTTTAAGACAGATAACAGAGGACTATTTGAATACTCTTTGGCCAGCTTTTCACAGTATGGAATGATTTTGAAACAGGTGTGGTTAGATTTACACCAGAGTGATTTTGTTGGAAATATCATGACGGAGTATGAGGCTAAATTTTCCGCTAAAGGCCAGCCTATCTACCGAGTTGAGGCAGTTTTTCCAGAAAGATAAAAAAAAGAGAAAAAATTATCTTAATTTTTTCTCTTTTTTTATAGCCGATGGATATCTAATATAGTACCAGTATAGGCATCTGCAATAAATTCGTATTGTACTTTTTCACAGTCTTCGATACGGATGATGCCACCTGTATACGTCTTAGACCTAACTGCGAAAACACGGCGGGGTTTTTTCTCAAAATTAATCCACGAACCTTCGATAGGTCCTTCTTGCAAAAAGGCTTGTTTGACTTTGTTTAAGATGGCATCTGGAGACAAAGTTTTTTTACTTTGGTACCATAAAGTAGATAAACTGCCCAAAGCAATGCCAGAGCCTAAACCAAGTGCAAAACCGTTTGTAAAGAGTGTGCTCTTTTTTCTATTTGTCATGTTCGTCACTCCAGTTGAGGGTTTCTTTTTGTTTATTGTAGCACAAAATGGGGTTTAGTTCCTAAAGAAAACTTCATGAAAAAAAAGTAAAAATGGGGTATAATACTTAGGATAAAAGAAAGTGAGGTGGCGTTTCTGCATCTGCAGATCGTACATTATGGAAGAAAAATTATTTCAACGTATCAAGACAATGACAGAATTGCAAGGAACAAGTGGATTTGAAGAAGATATTCGTCAAGTAATGACAAAAGAATTAACACCACTTGTTGATCGTGTCGAGTATGATGGATTAGGTGGCGTTTTTGGGATTCGGGAAAATCAAGTAGCAGATGCCCCGCGTGTCATGGTAGCAGCCCATATGGATGAGGTTGGCTTTATGCTTACTCATATTATGGATAATGGCTTATTCCGTGTTGTTCCATTGGGTGGATGGAATCCGTATGTTGTTTCGGCTCAAAGGTTTACACTAAAGACAAGACATGCAGAATATCCTGTTATTTCTTCTTCTATTCCACCGCATTTACTAAGAGGAACAAGTGGCCAAACAAGTCTCAATGTCGCAGATATTTTATTTGATGCAGGGTTTGAATCTAAAGAAGAGGCAGAAAGCTACGGGGTTCGTCCTGGAGACAGTATTGTGCCGAAAGTTGAAACCATCAAGACGGCTAATGGTAAAAATATTATTAGCAAAGCGTGGGATAATCGTTACGGTTGTACAGTTGTACTAGAAGCTTTAGAAGCGCTGAAAGAAGTAGAATTAGCACATACATTGATTGCAGGAGCAAATGTTCAAGAAGAAGTAGGACTAAGAGGGACAAGACCTTCTGTTCATAAGTTTAAACCAGATTTATTCTTTGCAGTGGACTGTTCTGCAGCAGACGATATCAATGGGAAAAAAGATACTTTTGGACATCTGGGAGAAGGATTTTTACTCCGTATTTTTGATCCAGGGATGATTACACTTAAAAGAATGCGCGAATTTTTACTGGATACTGCCGAAACAAACAAGATTCCTTATCAATATTTTGTTTCAAAAGGTGGAACAGATGCTGGTCAAGCGCATTTGATGAATGACGGGGTACCTAGTGCTGTAATTGGTGTTTGTGCGAGATATATCCATACACATCAAACAATGTTTAATATTACCGATTATGATGCAGCAAAAGAGATGCTGATTACCGTATTAAAATCGTTAGATAAAACGACAGTCAATACGATTGTTTACGGAAAGTAGGTATATGATGAGATTGCCTAGCACATTAGAAGAAATTGCGGTGAGTATTGAAACGGGCAACAATGTTTTATTCTTTACGGCAGATTGGTGTGGGGATTGCAGATATATTTATCCAATGATGCCCGAGATTGAAGCAGAATTTTCCCAGTATAGGTTTATCCAAATTGATCGGGATCAATTTTTGCCACTTTGTCAAAAATGGGGAATTATGGGAATTCCGAGTTTTATTGTCACGAGTGAGGGCAAAGAAATTGGACGCTATGTAAATAAAGAGAGAAAAACCAAGGCACAGATTGTAGAGTTTTTGAATTCTATCTAGCAGGTAGAAACTATTTAAGGCAATAAAAAGAGATAAGGGAGCGAAATCATGATTTTTAGTTACAATCCACAAGCAGTGGGAGATGTATTACTGATTGTAGTAGCAGATGCAGCCAATCAAGAAGTGACGGCAGAAAGAAGAGGAAATATTGCCCGAGTATTTATTAAAGAGACCAATCAAACTGTCGGAATAAATTTCTTTAATGCTAGTCATCTGTTAGAAAATTTGAGCGGACAAGGACAAGTTTACTTAAATAAAGAGCAAGTTCAAAAGTTGAATGAATTATTAGCGGCAGAAGGTTTTTGTGAAAAGGTTCAACTAGACAATCAGCCAGACTTTGTTACAGGTTTTGTAAAGTCCTGCAAAAAGCACCCAGATTCTAATCATCTGTCCATCACCCAAACCGATATAGGGAATGGAGAGCTACTTCAGATTGTATGTGGGGCACCGAATATTAAGGCTGGCTTAAAAGTTGTTGTGGCAAGAGTGGGTGCAATGATGCCAAATGGATTGATAATTTGGCCTGGGAAACTTCGAGGAGAAGAAAGCCATGGCATGATCTGTTCTGCCAAAGAGTTAGGTGTACCTGATGCGCCTACGAAAAAGGGAATAATGGAATTGCCTTTTGATACAGAAATTGGGCAAGCTTATTCAGTATAAAAGAACGAAGCTTATCTTTTAGGTAAGCTTCGTTCTTTTTATGTTACTGGAAAGTCCATCACACAGACAGCCACTGTGTAGTTGTGAATGGCATTTTTAAAGGATTCATGGTGAGGATGAGTTGCGTAAGCTTCCAAGTTTTCGTAAGAATCAAAAAAAATAGTGAGACCATAATTAAATCCTGCCGTCTTATCTGTTTCCGGAGTGGAATTCTTTCCAAAATATACATGTTGAATTCCTTGAATTGAATGGAATTTTTCAACCAATGGAACGAGGAGTTCAGGGTTCATTTGCTTTAAGTCAAAATTAAAAAGAACATTGTGGATATAACGCATAAGTAGGACGCTCCTTTAGTGTTTGATAGTGTCAGTATAGCATGTTAGTGAGGATTTTGTGAGGCGCAAGTAGCAGCTTTTCTAAGATACCGTGATATAATAAAAAAGGAAAGCAAATGGGGTGAATAGATGGAAACATGGGATCAAGCAGCACTAGAAGCGTATCGAAGATATCTGATGTGCAACATCAAGAAACTGTCAACCGAACAGAAACTATTTTTTGTTGAAAAGATTGGGCAGGAAACACGGTATGTTGGTTCAGCAATCTATACGGAGATGTTCAAAAAAAGTCGTAAAACTGCAGGTGAAAAAGTAATGCTCGTATTATCCCAACTTGGTGGCACGATAGATCAACAGGGGATGTTGCAATTGATTGGACCTTATCAATTGGATCCAACTCTCGCTCCGCATGGGAAATTTTTTCAGCTATTTGCAGATACGGTCCGAAAAGCTTTTTACAAAAAGAAGTTAAGAAATCAGGCAGTTCACCAATTGCGAATGTACATTGATCGACACAACCTTACATATATACGAAAGAAATATGGTGGCAAGACAGATACGGATGAATCGGCACTTAATTTATATGCGCAAACAGAATTGGGGAGAAAGAGTTTACCCAAAGAACCGGCTAGATTTCATAACAAATTTCCTAAGACAAGTAGCTACCAAGTTTTTGTTTTGGGCAAAGAAAATCGCAAACGAGTCACCCCAGACTTTCATGCAGAATTTATTTTGGATGAAAGAGGGAATTTTGTGAGTCAGTGGAATGTACTGAAGGAGCGGGAAGACAAGCGGATAGAGAGTGATATTCAGGCATATGAGTTAACCCAAGAGTTTGAGTTTCAGATTATGAATGGAGAGTCGTTTAATTATGCAAAACGAAATAATCAGGAACATGTTCGTTTAGATAGTTGGCCACCAGGAAAATACGATCATAATCTCAGAAAAGCTATTCACCAAAAATGGCGTAGTCCTTCGGTAAAACAATTTAATTACCAAGCTGATCGTGATTAAAAGGCTATTTCTTGACGAATAGGTCAAATGAGCGTAAGCTAAATATAGGGAGTTAAAAAAATTCTCTGTTCGTTTTCCCAAAATAGCTAAATAACTTAGCTCAATTTTTCGGAATTGATTCTTCAAAGTCTCTAAGTATTTGACATTGAAATATGTTAGACGAGATAAATAGCGAACTTATTTTGATAAGAATTATCTAAAGGAGGAAGTTTATTTATGGCAGTAACATTAGCAGTTAAAGAAAGAGAAGTAAGACCTCGTTCCACAAAGGAAAAGTTAAGAAAACAAGGTGAAGTACCAGCAGTTTTATATGGAAACAATGTGCCAAACACAGCACTCACTGTTTCGGAAAAAGACTTATTGAAAATATTACGTGCACATGGTAAAAATACAGTTATTACCATGACAGTTGGAGGTAAAAAAGTACAGTCACTTGTGGGTGAACAACAAGTAGATACGTTTACCAAACAATGGAAGCACGTTGACTTTGTAGCAGTCGATATGAAAGAAAAAATTGAAGTAACTGCTGAGGTTGTGCTAATAAATGATGCAAAAGGTGCGAAATCTGGCGGTACATTAGTTCAAAACGTGTATGAGCTGACAGTTTCTGCAACACCAGATAATTTACCAGAAAAAATTGAAGTAGATGTAGCAAATCTAGAAATTGGAGATTCTATTACAGTAGCAGACTTATCCACAGAGTTAGGCTATGAAATTGTAGATGCACCAGAAGAACAAGTTGCTTCTGTTGTGGTAGAACAAAATGAAGTGGAAGAAGAAAGTTCTGCAACAACTGAAGAAGCGGAACCTGAATTAGTAGAAGATTAATCAAATCGAAGTAGAATCGCTGAATAGTCGTGATTCTACTTTTTTAGTTAGTTGAAAGGATACAAGCCAAAAGGCAGGTATCCTTTTTTTATCCACAGAAAATTGTGGATAAGTCTGTTAAAATGTGTATAAATACAAACAAGCGTTTGTAAAATTACTTATTTATCCACATGTTAATAAAAAAAACAGTAAACTATCAACAAAAATATGACAACAATGTGGAAAATCAACTTAGTTATAAACAAGTTAAAAAAAATTGTGGATAAGTACTGTTTGTTAAAATCATGTGATAGGAAAATGTTTAAATGGTTAGTTTATTTTCATAAAGGACTATACCATGTTGCACTCTTTCTAAAAATTAGCTATTCTTGATTTTATAAATATACATTTTATAAAATCTGAAAATTTAGAAAGTAGTGGTAAAATGGAATACTCTCGAGAAGAATTAGTTGATAGTGTCCCTCAGACTGGTTTTTTTGGTCATCCCAAGGGGTTAGGAATCTTATTCTTTATAGAATTTTGGGAAAGATTTAGCTATTATGGAATGCGTGCAATTTTATTATATTATATGTACTATAGTGTAGAAAAAGGTGGACTTGGTTTTAGTAAAGATATGGCTTCTTCTATGTTTTCTGTTTATGGCTCTTTAATTTTTATGACAGGAATTATAGGTGGATGGCTAGCAGATCGTGTGCTTGGTTCAAGAAAGTCACTATTTTTAGGTGCTGTTCTTATTATGTTTGGCCATATCGCTTTATCTCTGCCTGGGAGTCGCTTATTTTTCTTAGTATCTATGTTCTTCATCATTATTGGTTCAGGTCTTATGAAACCTAATATTTCGAGTGTAGTGGGAGATCTTTATCATAAAGAAGACGCACGAATGGATGCTGGATTTGTTATTTTTTATCTTTCAGTTAATATGGGAGCTCTTATTTCACCCTTTATAGTTGGTCAATTACAAACGAGTTATGGCTTTCATTATGGGTTTGGGGCAGCGGCTTTTGGGATGTTTTTAGCACTGATTATTTATCTGATTTTTAATAGAAAGAATTTGGGTCGGATTGGTAAACGTGTACCCAATCCGTTGACAGAAGCAGAGAAAAGAACCTATTTACGTAATTTAATTCTTGTGCTCATTATCTGTGGTGTCTTATTATACATACTATATCTTAGCCGAATGCTAACATTTAATAATTTTACTTATTTTGTGACCTTTTTAGGGATTGCTATTCCTATTTATTATTTTACAATGATGTATCGCAGTAAAAAAACAACGACGATAGAAAAATCACGTGTGTTAGCTTATATTCCGTTGTTTATTGCCGGCGTCATGTTTTGGTCGATTCAAGAACAAGGCTCATCCATTTTAGGTGTTTTTGCGGATACAAACACACAACTTGACTTAAAGCATGTGGTAGGAATTAATTTTGTGATTCCGGCGTCATTTTTTCAATCGATTAATCCAATCTTTATTGTTTTATTTGCCCCGCTTATTTCCATGTTGTGGGTGAAACTCGGGAAAAAAAATCCATCAACAGGCCTCAAGTTTTCATTGGGACTACTTTTTGCCGGCGTCTCGTTTTTAGTAATGATGATACCGACGCGTGGTATGACAGATACAACATTAATCAATCCAGCGTGGTTAGTTATTTCGTTTGTTATTTGTGTGATTGGAGAGTTGTGCTTATCTCCAGTTGGTTCTAGTGTCTCAGTAAAATTAGCGCCTAGAGCATTTGAATCGCAAATGCTAAGCTTATGGTTTTTAACAGATGCAACGGCACAAGCCATCAATTCTCAACTTGTAAAGGTTTATGATGTGATGACGAAAGCAGAATATTTTGGCTTTTTAGGCGCTTTGGCAGTGATACTAGGATTAGTCATGATGTTTTACTCTCCATGGATTCAAAAGAAAATGCAGGGGATTTTGTAGTATCTAATAAAAAATAAAAGTGAGGCAACCTGTTGTTCGTGTTGCCTCACTTTTATTTAGTTTTCTAATATACGTTTAAGAAAGGTTTTTGTGCGTGCTTCTTTCGGGGATTGGAAGATTTGTTCAGGAGTTCCTTCTTCTGCAATCACCCCTCTATCCATGAAAATCACACGGTCAGATACATCTCGAGCGAAGGTCATCTCATGTGTCACGACCACCATCGTCAGTCCAGTTTGTGCAAGTTCCTTCATGATTTTGAGGACTTCGCCAACCATTTCCGGATCAAGTGCCGATGTCGGTTCATCAAATAGTAACATGTCAGGGTCCATCGACAATGCACGTGCAATAGCTACTCGTTGTTTTTGACCACCGGATAACTGACTGGGTTTTGCGTGAAGAAAGCGGTCCATGCCCACACGTTCTAAATTTTTTCGGGCGATGGTACTCGCTTCTTCTTTTGTACGATGAAGCACTTTTAATTGTCCAACAACACAGTTCATTAAGACATCGTGATTTTCAAATAGATTAAACTGTTGAAAGACCATGCCTAAATGAGTTCGATAGTTGGGTAGAGAATAATTTTTTTCTAAAATATTTTTACCAGCAAAAATTATTTTGCCCGCAGTAGGTTTTTCTAGTAAGTTGATGC
Proteins encoded in this window:
- a CDS encoding HIT family protein; this translates as MEDTVFNKILRKEIPSFCVYEDDKVYAFLDITQATKGHTLVIPKKQVTNIFEYDAQTAADLFSRIPKISRAMEKAFPDMEGLNIVNNNRELAYQSVFYSHVHLIPRYSKKDGFKMSFTDNSARYTPEDMEQIAHAIHKEVEK
- a CDS encoding YtxH domain-containing protein yields the protein MSLGRFVKGLILGATVGGSIGLLFAPRSGNATRQKLARNLDDATQTTKDLDASLKNFQESLVHLKQTSQELLPTFKEETNKSLADFQFQATPRIKAIQRQSEKIKQDLTIEE
- a CDS encoding PepSY domain-containing protein, encoding MTNRKKSTLFTNGFALGLGSGIALGSLSTLWYQSKKTLSPDAILNKVKQAFLQEGPIEGSWINFEKKPRRVFAVRSKTYTGGIIRIEDCEKVQYEFIADAYTGTILDIHRL
- the ytpR gene encoding YtpR family tRNA-binding protein; translated protein: MIFSYNPQAVGDVLLIVVADAANQEVTAERRGNIARVFIKETNQTVGINFFNASHLLENLSGQGQVYLNKEQVQKLNELLAAEGFCEKVQLDNQPDFVTGFVKSCKKHPDSNHLSITQTDIGNGELLQIVCGAPNIKAGLKVVVARVGAMMPNGLIIWPGKLRGEESHGMICSAKELGVPDAPTKKGIMELPFDTEIGQAYSV
- a CDS encoding DUF3114 domain-containing protein, which gives rise to METWDQAALEAYRRYLMCNIKKLSTEQKLFFVEKIGQETRYVGSAIYTEMFKKSRKTAGEKVMLVLSQLGGTIDQQGMLQLIGPYQLDPTLAPHGKFFQLFADTVRKAFYKKKLRNQAVHQLRMYIDRHNLTYIRKKYGGKTDTDESALNLYAQTELGRKSLPKEPARFHNKFPKTSSYQVFVLGKENRKRVTPDFHAEFILDERGNFVSQWNVLKEREDKRIESDIQAYELTQEFEFQIMNGESFNYAKRNNQEHVRLDSWPPGKYDHNLRKAIHQKWRSPSVKQFNYQADRD
- the pepA gene encoding glutamyl aminopeptidase, giving the protein MEEKLFQRIKTMTELQGTSGFEEDIRQVMTKELTPLVDRVEYDGLGGVFGIRENQVADAPRVMVAAHMDEVGFMLTHIMDNGLFRVVPLGGWNPYVVSAQRFTLKTRHAEYPVISSSIPPHLLRGTSGQTSLNVADILFDAGFESKEEAESYGVRPGDSIVPKVETIKTANGKNIISKAWDNRYGCTVVLEALEALKEVELAHTLIAGANVQEEVGLRGTRPSVHKFKPDLFFAVDCSAADDINGKKDTFGHLGEGFLLRIFDPGMITLKRMREFLLDTAETNKIPYQYFVSKGGTDAGQAHLMNDGVPSAVIGVCARYIHTHQTMFNITDYDAAKEMLITVLKSLDKTTVNTIVYGK
- the trmB gene encoding tRNA (guanosine(46)-N7)-methyltransferase TrmB codes for the protein MRVRNKPWAKEKVAEYPQYIPSDPMAWKGKWQDKFQNKQPIHIEVGTGKGQFITEMAKAHPEINYVGIELQTNVIVIALDKLIEEKLPNLQLLLVNGSMLTEYFAAGEVDQVYLNFSDPWPKKRHEKRRLTSPSFLSNYENILKKNGEIHFKTDNRGLFEYSLASFSQYGMILKQVWLDLHQSDFVGNIMTEYEAKFSAKGQPIYRVEAVFPER
- a CDS encoding thioredoxin family protein, with translation MRLPSTLEEIAVSIETGNNVLFFTADWCGDCRYIYPMMPEIEAEFSQYRFIQIDRDQFLPLCQKWGIMGIPSFIVTSEGKEIGRYVNKERKTKAQIVEFLNSI
- a CDS encoding Dabb family protein, coding for MRYIHNVLFNFDLKQMNPELLVPLVEKFHSIQGIQHVYFGKNSTPETDKTAGFNYGLTIFFDSYENLEAYATHPHHESFKNAIHNYTVAVCVMDFPVT
- a CDS encoding ABC transporter ATP-binding protein encodes the protein MSLSIKNLTGGYGPVPVLKDISFEINQGELVGLIGLNGAGKSTTIKNIIGLLTPQKGSIKLDEKTLKAAPEAYRKKIGYIPETPSLYEELTLKEHIEITAMAYDIPMDQAMERAAILLKTFRLEKRLDWFPANFSKGMKQKVMVLCAFLIEPSLYIIDEPFLGLDPLAIHALLELMDEMKKQGAAILMSTHILATAEKYCDRFIVLHEGKIRAQGTMGELREEFQLPNASLDEIYVALTQEEGSSV
- a CDS encoding ABC transporter permease; protein product: MMVELYKKRMAIYQKKMLRYMKYVFNDHFVLVGMFLLGGAAYYYSEILKTLTPASIVGRLVAFGGLFFVLFFGKVATLVEEADQQFLLPKEKQMRHYIAQAQKHTLGTVAPILALIVGVIVPLIVATGNHEERPIETYLVFLGMIFCLKFGNVSLQTLSFFQSNDQLKQRSHFFWYGISLLCIGLSIWVNSWCGAILAMIVAILLKQAEKKTIKTNMLDWHVMIELEKKRIHGIYRFIHLFTDVPGMEVSAKRRKWLDPLVKKISKEQSHTFEYLFARSFLRTTSYSGLYVRLVVLTSVMLFFLKDSWFVFGVSLLFLYLIGFQLIPIYAQFDYMLMVRLYPIDALQKTQAVQKLIGKLLILAGSIFWLVSVVSLANWQNSFYLLVAICVEIFLFIRWYLPQRLKKMHQSTS
- a CDS encoding phosphotransferase family protein: MHFQLDKNWHLQPISGDTGNTYMGVNGEEKLFIKRNSSPFLAALSKEGITPKLVWTKRTGSGDVYTAQEWLEGTLLKADEIGTRLDVLEILYRVHHSQSLKEMLKKIGGKELSAFDLLGLYAENLPQELKKNQYLARVFRYQEDHLPESNLDECVVCHGDVIRHNWIVSEESRLYLVDWDSALLADPVYDLGIILGKYVPLTNWPNWLASYGKKPTPTVLKKAMWYATMAFLMRIRKDFKKNDLIQMNREIEQLKKLFNY